A segment of the Macrobrachium rosenbergii isolate ZJJX-2024 chromosome 8, ASM4041242v1, whole genome shotgun sequence genome:
gataatattttatttatttatatagcctTCAGGCGGAGGTGTTGCCTTAGGAAGAACTGTTAGAGCACTAGAAAATGAGATGGAGGGAAAACAGTTGAACTGCAATAACACTAAAGCTGAAGCCTTTCGTCGTCTCATTGCCAGGAAACATCCTGAGGAGGAAGCTGTCGCTCTAAATACTGGGGAACAACGCCCCCACCACTCAGTAGATGCCAACAGCGGTTGTAGACGAAATGGAAATCCACCAAGATTTTATGAATGGGAGCACTTCCTACAAATCTGGAGGTTGTCACAGTGGCCATCAGTGTCTTCAGTTGAAGAAGCTAGGGTGGGGATCAGTGACATGACCGTGGGCCCTGGAGGACGGTTCCCCATACGAAAACGTTTTCCACATGGTCGTCGCATAGGCAGTTTTAAGGTCTCTGGTAATAAGAAACGTAAGCTTGCCATAAAGGACCAGACATGTGATAACACAGTTCTTGGAAAGGGagacaagaaagaagagatccttgaaaatattttagtttgtgagAAAAGTGAAACTAAGGATGGGGGTTGGAAAagcaatgaaatgaatgaaaactgcaAGGAAAATTCCAAAAGTTATGAAAGAATGGGGAGAGCAACATACCAGAATGTAGAAAAAACCCAGGAGCCTTCTGAGTATCAGGATTTTTTGGAAGATCAAGGTTATCTAGATGATTTATCAGTAGAGAAGAGGAGTCCTGATGAACAAGGAACTGGGGACGGTCTCAAATATGACAAAAAGGATAACACAAGATATGAAAGTTTTCCAAATGGTGAAGGATCAGGGGAAAACTGGAACCCTGAAATATACCAGGAACAAGAAGGTAATGCTGAATTTATTGAGAATGACGGTGTCTTAGAAAACCAAGACTATGTAGAAGAGGAAGTGGAAAACGTTTGGTATCCTGGATGCCATGAAGTTGGTGCAGTCAATATGGAAACTACTCCTATTAATTATTACCCAGAGGCTGATGATGGATATGAAGACGACGAAGAGTACGTTTATGGTGCTGAATACTATTGTG
Coding sequences within it:
- the LOC136840605 gene encoding uncharacterized protein isoform X1, which produces MEGKQLNCNNTKAEAFRRLIARKHPEEEAVALNTGEQRPHHSVDANSGCRRNGNPPRFYEWEHFLQIWRLSQWPSVSSVEEARVGISDMTVGPGGRFPIRKRFPHGRRIGSFKVSGNKKRKLAIKDQTCDNTVLGKGDKKEEILENILVCEKSETKDGGWKSNEMNENCKENSKSYERMGRATYQNVEKTQEPSEYQDFLEDQGYLDDLSVEKRSPDEQGTGDGLKYDKKDNTRYESFPNGEGSGENWNPEIYQEQEGNAEFIENDGVLENQDYVEEEVENVWYPGCHEVGAVNMETTPINYYPEADDGYEDDEEYVYGAEYYCADYNDDTENYGETQDCCGTEYCDGTEYEESNNYEEGSESRQNIEIKDNVAEYRKTADCTEDAEHSGIKDYGENAEYEET
- the LOC136840605 gene encoding uncharacterized protein isoform X2 gives rise to the protein MELPSKMRKHPEEEAVALNTGEQRPHHSVDANSGCRRNGNPPRFYEWEHFLQIWRLSQWPSVSSVEEARVGISDMTVGPGGRFPIRKRFPHGRRIGSFKVSGNKKRKLAIKDQTCDNTVLGKGDKKEEILENILVCEKSETKDGGWKSNEMNENCKENSKSYERMGRATYQNVEKTQEPSEYQDFLEDQGYLDDLSVEKRSPDEQGTGDGLKYDKKDNTRYESFPNGEGSGENWNPEIYQEQEGNAEFIENDGVLENQDYVEEEVENVWYPGCHEVGAVNMETTPINYYPEADDGYEDDEEYVYGAEYYCADYNDDTENYGETQDCCGTEYCDGTEYEESNNYEEGSESRQNIEIKDNVAEYRKTADCTEDAEHSGIKDYGENAEYEET